The genomic interval CTAAAATGGTTCGTGTGGGTGGTGTGAACAATATTCAGGGCTTGGCAACTATCTTGGATTGTAAGATTCCTTCGTTGCCCCTGAACTACCTCAATCTTCCATTGGGGCTGCTTACAAGACAAAACCTATTTGGAATGGTGtgttagaaaaaaattgaaagaagattGGCTAGGTGGAAACGGATATGTGTCCAAGGGTGGTAGATTAACTCTCATTAAGAACACTTTATCTAACCTCCctacttattttctatcattatttcCACTACCTAGAAGTGTGGCCTCTCGTATTGAGAAAACTTCTTGTAACTATTTTTGGGGTGGCATGGGGAATGAAACTAAGTTCCATCTTGTGGGTTGGGATAAAGTTTGCTCACCACTACCATGTGGTGGGTTAGGGGTGCATAATATAAGGGTTTTCAACAAAGCACTTTtaggaaaatggttgtgaaTGTATCATAAGGAAGGGGAGGACTTATGGAGATAAGTCATAAATTCTAAGTATGAGAGTATTTTggggggttggtgctctaatgaagttAGGGGGATACATGTCATGGGATTGCGGAAAAACATAAGAGTTGGATGGAGAAGATTCTCTCAGTTTTTTATATTCACAATTATAAGAGACAATAGTTTTTACTCTTGGCACGATGTGTGGTGCGGTGAAAGGGCTCTCTAAAGCACGTGTTTCCTATGCTCTACCAAATTTCTTGCGACAAAGAAGCTTAGTAGTATCTAATGGTGTTGTCTATTGTAATGTGAGATTTTCAAAAGCAGCTCAAGATTAGGAGTTGGATATGTTTGCTGATTTCTTTGATTCATTAAATGCAATGTTGATTGGTAATGAGATGAGGGATAGGCTATTGTGAAATCTgagtggaaataaaaaaaattcttggtgCTCTCCTTCTATAAGGTTTTCTTAGGATTTTCTAATGATCCTAGCTATCCTTGGAAAGCTATCTGGAAGTGCAAGGTACCTCTCAAGATTACTTTCTTCATTTGGACTGTATCTCCTGGGCGAATTCTCAACTCGAATAATCTAAGAAAATGTTATCTCATCATTTCAAATTGGTGCTTTATGTATAAAAGTGATGAAAAATCAGTATATCATCTTTTGTTACATTATGAGGTGGCCTAGtgtttatgaaatgagaactttaATAGGAGAGGGGTGGGttgcatgggttatgcctggaAAAGTTAGGGATATTATGTGTTGCTAGACAGGTATCGGGGGAAATTCCCACATCGCCGTTGTGTGGAGAATGATCCCTcattgcattatgtggtgcttgtggctgGAGATAAAATAAAAGGTTCTTAAGACATGGAGCATTCTTTGGATGAGCTTAAGCgatttttttacaatactttattATCTTGGGCTTCGACCATTATTTGTACTATAAACaatcttcatgatttgcttgtAACTCTCACTAGTCCTTAAACGTAATTAGGGCATGTTCATTGTAATTAGGCATGAGAGTTCTCCAAGAGGCGACGATAACGTATGCgatctttattatttttgttacaaattTGGTGGTTAAGTGAGTTATAACAATTTTAGTTCAACATATTTAACCCTTTTTTCtagatattaatataaataattttgctACTCATTATCTACATATaccacacaccatatttttttatattttaaaattatttttagttttattcttcttaaactaattaaattcttttactatcatctatatactacacatttagtaagataaaaaataaataaataaataaaaagtatggTGTATGGTGTGtgtgaataatgaataaaagttctttaatataaattcattaaataagttttatttttatttcttttcaatcatttttattaattttctttatttaagtaaaggatttttcagtttttttttttttaccttgccACGTAATAGTCacattatcaatttttaaaagaaatgaaaaatcaaaatatagaaTCGTTGTCCATCCAACTCAACGGGACAATTTCatctatgaaaaaatctatacaCTTCAGGCGCGACAGAATAACTTATtccattaattaaaattaaaagagaaattcttGTAAGAAGCCAGCCTTGTACCTCGTTTATTTAGGTTAAGTTTAGTGGTTGAACCGAGTTAAGCcgagttgtgaataataatattttattaattttattgagataagtttaatttttttaaattgagatttatttaaatttttagattaaCTTTCTGCTTAGatataaaaatagtttcatctcatattactataattttatcaaattctcacaaaaatataataaataattcaatatttttaaatttaaaaagaataataatattaaaaaaataatattttaataatattttatttaattcttaatttttatctaaatctatctaatctcatctcactttttaAACgagatttaaaatattctaaattgattaaaatgagtttaatttttcttaatttaaaaaaaaattatcttatcgtTTGAGATAATTCAACCAAATTTAgagtgtgtttagatattaaagtgagttgagatcataacatattgttataatattatgttttaatattattattatttttagatttgaaaaagttgaattgtttattatattttgtgttaaaatttaaaaaaattataataataaattgagataaattgagaggAATTGAAGATCCAAACTAATCCTTATTTTCCTGTAAACAAGCCATAGGCCCACAACGCGATCTCTCTTGCCCCCCTCTCCAACTTTTCCGTTCCCAAGAATCATGGGCCATGGCTAGATCTTCAATGTCCGGAAAGAGGAGGAGCTTCGACCTGCTTTATCCCTCGTCCTGAACTGCATCGTCTTTGTTTCGGATAGAGGTACCGTACATACCTATCAACTTAATTGTTCCCTTGATAGACAGGCCTTCGTATATTTGTATCCCCATTATTTGATCTTCATTCTTATTCTCCTATTGGTTCCCGAGAAAGTTTGATCGAAAAGTTCTTTTCTTGGATTTTTCTCCACAAATCTCGTTCCGTGGCTAAACTGTTGAACTGGttggttttttagggttttaattGTTTGCAACCGATTCGGGCCTTTTGGCGGTATCTAATGGCCGTTGCTACGGCTTGTAGGCGATGGGGACAAGTGGGAACCAATTCCGGGATAGGCAGATTTAGAGAATTTGGTGCCTTGAATTCAGTATACGACCCGTTATCTGCTTCTTTGGCTTCGGTTTGTACATACAGGCAATTCGATTGTAGACAAATTTCTGAGCTCGTCAATTCGAACAGAAAGCGTTTGTTTCTCGTTGACACATTAGCCCTAGTATTCTCATTTCTCTTCCTGTCtttctgttttgttcttttctttgggTGCTAtgaatcttttttatttctgaGAAAGCGCAATGCAgggaaaaaatgatatcaaGTTGTGTGTTTTTGTTTCTATGCATTCCCTGATTGTGGGAAAAAGACATCAACTCTGCTTTGCCAAATTGTTGAATTGAGCATAGTTGATTGTGCTTCTTATCTTGCATATCCTTCTTTGTGAATTAGACTTGCGTTTTCAAAAGTAATGGAAATGGatgaaagtttatttatttcttcgCCTCGTGTGCTAGAATATGAAATGATGCGTGCTTCTTCTAGGTTAGGAGATTAGAGGGACAAGGTGTTCCATCGAAGCAAGCCGAGGCTATCACAGCTGCCATAACAGAAGTTTTGAATGACAGCTTGGAAAATGTGACTCTGTCTTTTGTTTCAAAGGCAGAGATgcagaaggtttttttttttcctattcatGTTTCTGCCCTTTTCaatctaattaatttaagagaattttataaatgaagcATGTTAAATATAAAAGTTCTATGCGGTCACAATTGCAATCTTTACTTCTCTTTAATTGTAACTTCATACTTGGCATCTGTTTATGTCTGTAGATTGAATTGATTCAAGAATCCAATCTGTCCAAATTCAAATCCGAAGTTCAGAGCTCACAGGTATTGACTAGTTTTGAACAGTTGGATGGGACTTTAAGCTTGTGGCTTTCGATAGGATagttttcccttttctttttcccttttcttgcCTGGACAAAGCTAAATGTTAATTTAGTGTGGTTTGATCTAGTACTTGTAAGGTGAATATGAATTGTGTATGGGTCATGGGCAGCTGGAGATTTTGGATGTTGCTGGACATATCAAGTAACCATTGTGATATTCATGACTTTGTTCTTCAGATTCACGTGTGTATTGTATTCATCCCTATTGAATCACTGATAACTCTGTCAATGCACATTGCATTTGGGCTTTGAGGAACAATGATTTTAATTGAGCATCTGCCTTGTCTCTAGGCTCCTGGCTCCTGTCTGAGTTTGGGATTGCAATACAGAAGTGGGTCAAACACAGGATTACACTAATGTTGCCAATTCAAGTGACATTTTAATTGCTTAAATTGGGGAAGGAACATAAGAGTGAGTGAAACCCTCTCATTTTCTGGGTGGCTTTTAGCTCAACACTGACGATTAGAGTCGAGCTATAGATCTGGTTGAATTCAGTATCcttgaaaatagaaattattattgtGGCATTTAAATCTCCctcgattttattttttctttctacataTATGGCTATCAACCCAAAGTGATCCACTAGATTTGATAGACTTTGGCATGCAAGAACTCAATGAAAGCtccacttatttttattttttattttttattttatcgtaGATGAATATGATATTAGTCAGAAGAATGGTGAAGATAAACACAAAGCGTCCTTTTTGCCACTCTAAACATTACTCGAGGATGTGATTAAATAGTTTAGGaagttcattttcctttttggtttgattttttgCTAAATTCCTGATTACAAGATGAAGGATTTATTGTTGCAATAGCACAAGGTTTCATCAAACCGTACAATTTTCATGACTATAATTGAAGCTTCCCTGCCTAAGATTATGTTGGTTTTTTCCCTGAATAACAAATAATGCAGGGACACCATTTTTCTTCGTTACAACATGAGACTGAAAAGCTGCGAAATGATATAGAGAAGATGCGTAGCGAATTGAGGTCTGGTTTATACCATTATTATACTATTGATTTCAGTATGATATAATGCAAATAGTTGGTCTGttgattttctttcaatatCTTCATTCTGTAAAGAGATTGATTGGGATGCAGGTATGAAATTGACAAACTCACTGCTGGGCAGCGGTTGGATTTGAATCTTGAGAGGGGGTAAGGAAAGTAACTGAcctaaatttaaagaaattcttTTTTAGCTGCATTTTTTAGACTCAGTGTTGCATTCTTTCCAATCCTGGGGCAGGAGGATACGGGATGAGCTAGCAAATCAGAATGCTGAAACCACTAACCTCACAAATAAACTTGATCAGGTAAGTGACATGTGTTAAACTACGAAATGGTTATGCCTTGTTGGTTAGCATCATGAAAATTATctctaaattatttatgtatattcTTTGTATGCTATTAGGAAATTCATGCTCTTAGGGCTCATATGGAAGCGGCAAAGTATGATGTGATAAAATACTGCATAGGTACTCTTGTTTCCATATCTACCATTGGCCTTGCTGTAATCCGCATCTTGATGTAGATGTGTTGTATTGTATTGCAAATCAAGTGATATAACTCGAAACGATAGTTCATTCTTTTGAAGCTGTTGATTGtttgaaaagaaggaaaaggaataaaaaaagtCAGAAAAATTGAACTGTAGTGTCAGCGGAGCTCGAGGAAGAATTCCTTATATAGCTGTACTGACTCCTTTTGCCGCTCCCATTCTCTGTGTCCTTCCATGGAATCTTgtcttaatttgtttttgatggaaaaaaagaaCTTGATAAATTTGATTTCTGAATGGTAGTTTCTTTGCTGCATATTCTGAGGTGGGGAAATGAACACTAGGTTTAGTACGTTTGGGGTTTGCTAGCTTAGCACAAAGTACTTTTGGCCccaaaatggaaatgggagTGCAGTGACCTAAGTCGGTTAGTGTCCGACTTTCTGTTTCATGAAATAGTGCTTTCTgttaatttttgaattattcgAACTGCTAATATAACTTTATTTCGAATTTACCATATGCCTCGTCTCTAAAGAATGTTGCCTATAACACTACCAGAATAACAACTAAGTAACATCATTGATACGGTTGGCATGTATTGGAGATTATAGTTtcatttttgaatttcaaattagtTGGCTAATGCGTGCCTGCTATATTAGTAGTGTTATATCAATATCACGCTGGTGATGTTACTCATTGTTTATGTCACTGATTTTGTGACAAGAAGATTGCGAATGTGTATTTGATACCATTCTTCTTCTGGATTGATTGAAATAGTATCGACACAATGAAAACCTTTTATTTATGGAGATGTTCCCAAGTGGAAATGGTTTGGACTGTTAAAACGGGATGACAATTGAGCATGGTAGGAACTCCCGCTGTACAGGTATCAATGCCTCTTTAGAAGGGACCTGATATATGTTTTTATAGCTCCTTGCATTGTATGCAATTTGGCTGGAAATTTTGGGTCAGGTATGATAGTTGTTACGAGGCAGATGAGCCTGAATAaagagaaaaggttgaaaataaGAGTGGTTACTTGATACCTCACtttgtttggacacttggagtatctcagatatttgtttggacacttggaatTTCTCAGCATTTTGTGAATAGtggtgaaataatttaaaaaagggatttaaaaaatgcttGGAAAAAGATATGCAATAAAAAAAGGTGCATTTTGCACTTCTGAAGGCCACTCTATTGGCCCTAACAAGACTCTTCTCAACATACCTATGATCGTTTACCCGACCTGAAAGTAACAGTTTCAAACCAAACCCGAACATGTTTGATTCCGTTTTGGTATTTTCGACCCGAACACGAATAACCGATTAACTTACCTGTTtgtattattgaaaaaattggcttgtttgcccttttttttttttttttttttaatggatgaCGTAGAACTCTAAGCAAGTCCTCAATATCTATTTATTTCTATAGGAGGCATGAgtgaaaaaaaatcttgatttcAAGATGCAGTAACAAAACCACTATCAAGGAACAGATCTATCTGTTCCATACAACTTCAACCTTTTTCAAACTAAACAATACTGCTATAGATAAATTCTAGGCTGCAAAACTTATTGGCAGGGTATATGGTGGGGTTCATTCATCCAGCCCAAGTCATTGCCAATATAAGTCATGTCCCCAAAGTATTGTTAGTAATTTCATTCCATTGGGAAAACAGACTCTGTAGACAAACTAGCTAGATTGCCCAGCTTACAACTTACTACACAAAACATTCAATccctccttttcttcttcttctcactcTTCTCAATGGGATTCTTCAACTGCTCGACAAATAATGCCATGTAACTTCTAGCATATACATGCAATAGGAGTAAATAGATATTATAACACTTAACACCACAAAGGAAAAGAAGCAGTGAAAAGAATCTCCTCACCTCAAACTTGAAGATGGCTGCAGATCTATGACCATCAGAAGGCCAAAAActgaagaggaaaaacaaaagatatcTATAAAATGATCAGGCTCTGAAGGGCTTAGATCTACATGATCATACATGCATCTTAAATTTGATGGGAAGCCATGAAAGTAGAGTATTTAAATTTGCAGAGAATCAAATGGTATAGgtggaaataattaatttatgaacAAATCATCAAGAGAATCCAACATATTTCAACAGCTTTGGTGATATAATGGGGTTCCTCAATTCAAAAACTGGTAGGGAATACAAAGTGTAGAGATGGAAGTAATAAAGCGTCTGCAACGTAAATAGGAAATCCAATGCAAGATAGGAAATTGGCATACCTTTTGAGTTCAAGCTTTCCAATACAATTCTAAAGCATTTTTACATACAatctatttctttaatttaaatcttcTGTTGTGGATTGTTGAAACTCcagtaaagaaaagaaaaggtctCAACACAACATAAGAGATCCATGTTGCTGAAACTCCACTAGCATTATAATTTGCCAAGACCGAATCCCATTCTTCTTAAAGCTTCAAAGCAACCATCCTTGTAACCTTGTAGCGCCTCCAGAATCTCTACAAAGTTAAAGAAACCAAGTCTTTTGGTCAACTTCAACCATGCATGAGCTTGGTATGTAAGAAATAGATGTGTGAAATAGCaatgttcatccgggttccggaCCGGGTATCCAGGTATACCCGGCCCAGAACCCGGGTTGGATCGGGCTGAAACCCAGTTATCCAAGTTTCGGActgtgccaaaaaaaaaaaatccggccCATATGAATAGTCCTAGTGTGAAAAACCTAAAAAATGGGAGCTCAAGACCAAATCCAGAAAGGTCAAATTCTAAACTTTTCTCTTGAGATACCGTGAACACGTAATTCATTAGATACACATGAAGcacaaccaaaaccaaaaacGAATTAAAAGCGAATGACTTTTGTTAATGAGGTTGACGGATTCGCCGAGAGCGTTGCCCTTGGCTCCAACCTTGATCCGCTCCTAAAGGAATTTCTCAAGGGAGGCGATGTCCATGATCTTATCCTCCACCGGACCACCGGCTTTGTGTAGTCGATCACGAACGTCGCtcccttcttcttcccttttgcCCCCACTCTTGCTACCCCACAGCTTTGCTACCCAATATGATCCAGAGAGAGGTACACGACATGATCTCTAGAGTTTTTTGTTATACGTTCGGGTATCGAGTAATAACTTGATTTGAACcgattaaattagaaaaaaaaaggcaaaaatttcgtaaaaatataatatatattaatctatagtAATCGAAATTTTTGGGTTAGTATAGTAATGTAtatctatatagtatatataatataattatataatatagtaatgtatatctatatagtatatataatataattatatagtatagtaatctAGTATATAGTATCTATAGTaagtatagtaatttatatagtatatagtaataatctatatagataatatagtatatatagttagtatagtaATCTATATAGTTAGTTAGTAatccagaatttttttttttttatggaaataaacttcattttattcaatGAAACTGAAGTCACAGCTATGACTTATCAATACAGGGAAAACCTAGAGTACAAGCCAAACTACGCATCTACTCTGGGCAGGCCCGTAAAAACATTTATCTGTGAtggacattgtcttaacttcaaAAAACTCTCTCCTAACAAACCTTCCGGCTTGTCTGAGAGAAGAGCgctttgtaaaaacaaaactaaaacgACCTCTCTTCTAAAAGAAGAGAAGTACTATTACCTTCCGTCCTCCCAGTGAGGAGGAGTACTATCTCTCTGCCTCCTCCCAGAGGAGGAACGAGACTCTGCTGCTATGGACACCAAGTccaatagccttttttttttttttttacttaaaacaaaacaacaaaaactgcaaatacataaaaaaaataaaaagaaacacatGGGCCCAGCTTGTTTGCAAGTGGGAGCTGAGAGCATCATCACTTTCTTTGCCTGCCGCCCCCAAACCcaatcctttatttttttgttttttttttttcgtgctTCTTCCTGCGTCCCCCCTTCTGCGTCTTCCTCCTTTGCCCTAAGCTCTTCTACATGACCCCCTTTGTTCTGCATTCGCCGCCCACCTCCTCTGCACGAGAATCGACTTTGAGTTTCAGCTCCACCTACGCATGAGCACAGGCTTCGAGTTTCCACAAAAAAAGTTAGTAATCCAGTATATAGTATTTATAGTAATCCAGTATTAGTAAtccagtatattatatatagcaatCTAGTGTATGGTGtgtataatatactatagtaatctagtatatagtatatatagtatattataataatctatatagttgctatagtatatatatatatatagtattactatatatatatataatatgtacattatattagtatacatattactatatatattactatctttttatatatatatatatataggaaatagacttcatttcatccATGAAGgaagttaatatatattactatctATTGTATtactatattaaaataatatatatagtatatattactatacgTACCAACTCCATATAGTATTTCCCAAGTCGATCTACATTTGGGAAAATATactctatataatatttacatataaatatactatattTGGGAAAAATTCATTCCttttatgttcaaacgtttACAAAACACGTTCGTATGGTGCAGAAAATAACGTAACGTTCGAACCTATTAGTTGTAACGTTTGCACGTTACTTGTATATATGTTGTGCGTCAAAACATCAAACGACATTTCCACCCACATTCAAAATTTGAACCGTCGCACTTAGCCATTGAATTCTTCACACTCCAATATTAATCACCACCACAACCGTCACATAAAAGGTTAGTATCCATCTCTCTcccttttgttgtgtttttttaatgttttttgggGGTTTTGGTGTGGTATGAACCGAAACCCATTTGGGACCGAATTTGTAACTTGATTTTTCGGCCACTAAGTGGCCAATGGCCACCGTAGATAGTCTACACTCcatgtatacttcatttctacggtgaccaTTATAAGATTAATGTCCTATTTGAGAACATCGAAAATGGTTGAGTCAAACGTTCATCTGTTACATCTGAACGTCCCACTGGCAACGTTCGAACGATCATCTGTACTTCGAACGTATGTTAATCTACATTCAAATGTACtattatgtttgaacgtttataTACTAGAACGTTCTAATGTAACATTTTTCTAGCCATTTGGATCCTAACGTTCAAGCTAAAcgtttatgtttatgtttatatacATCAAATGTTCGAATGTAAGGTCTCGTAGGACGTTTTAGTCCTAACATTCGAAGGTATACTTGCATAAGTTCGAATGTTAAGTTAAATACGTTTGAATGCGTTCACATGTTCGAATGTATTTACATGAAACATTCGAATAGAACGTTTCGTAGGTCTTTTGGCTCCTAACGTTCAAACGTGATTACATACAAGTTCGAATGTTATCcttttacgtttgaacgttaagttctacattcgaacgtatttcagaacatatttaatttgttcccctttatatatatgtatactaatatttttctttttgcagaatATAGCTCATCCTTTAACAACTAGGAAATGGGGGAGGGAAGGAATCCATGCACTTCTCGGATAGGTTGTAGAGCTATTATGGCCGAACGGGAAGTGTATATCAACGAGTTCGATGAGCTAATATAGGAAGAGAAGAGTGTGAGGTTTGTATTTATTTCCAGAGGTTGGACCAACATCTGGGCATTGAGGGGGAGGATATACCCCTCCATGTTCCTCGAGTTTCACATGGAAATGTTGTCCATGCCTCAAGATGCATCATCTCACATTGCAATTGTACATTGTGTTCAGTTTGAGGTTTTGGCAGATGTCATCGCTGAGCTACTCGAGGTCTTTTGTGTATCTGAGGCATCGACTATAGTGGATGATGCTCAGGTTGAGGATGCACCAGATGTAGGCACatctgcatcatctactagcCCAGTCGAGTCCATGGCCAGAGATGTACACCGATCAGAGGGCGAGGGGACTAATTAGCCTCAGGATGACAACTGCGATGAGGATTTCTTCATCCTAACTGGGAGATACCGCACACCATTCGATAGAAGAACACGTTCTCCCAGACGTTGTTGCTACAATTTTCTGCATATTGCATCTTATAGTTGCAACAAACTTAGCTCTTGTGGCACATAGGGCCACCTTTAGTCGGACTCGTGCACAGTTCCTCATATGAGTGACACGTGGAGAGCCCATCGACTTACCACTGTggatatttgagagaatccaTTACGAGATAAGCATCATCTCCATTGACAACCTACCATATGGGGTGATCATTACTCGGCTATTACTGGACAGGAGACTGCCACCCCAAGCGGAGCAGTGGTTGACTGAGCAGATGAACTTCTTAGACATGACCTCACATCGTCGAAGCATTGGATAACGAATGGTGAGTGCTTAGTATGAGCCTGGGCCTGCACTAGATCTTGTTCCTCCAACATAGTCTGGGATTAGTGTTACTCTCCATAGTGGGAGTACTAATCAGCAGCCGATGGGTACTTCTGCAAGGGATGCGCCCCCTGCTTCCCTACTTGGCTCAAAGCACGCCTTTCTTGGGTTAATGCGATGGCCTCAGAAATTACTCCGCACATCAACCGACAGATCGCGTCAATACAACAAAGTGTCACCGAAGTTGGCCATTGTTTAGATAtcctaaaagaaaatatcaacacATTGATTGAGGAATTTCATACATTTGTAAACAACTTGTTCTGGATGTTTTGCACTTTTATCTTATtctgtatttatattttaatatatttcttttttttactttatgtaatgaaaaacatcatttaatcTATATAGTGTTTTTGTATTTCAactctcaatcttttttaatttgaaattccatttttaatttagaaCAGTTCGCGTTCGAACGGTAATGACTATCGTTTGAATGAATAACTTACGCGTTCACACGTAAGTGGgcttaatgttcgaacgtaacatTTTATACGTTCGCATGTACTCATTCGAAAATGACATCATCTGAGTTACGTTCAAACAAAACATTaatatagttcgaacgtataaccACTTCCCGTCCACCTTTAGTGACAGTTTTCTAAAACTATCActgaaaatgatttttggtgATTGTTTAAGGACTGTCACAAATtcaaaaccatcacaaaaactcAATTGTGTTATAGTGTATTACTTTTATGGAGTTTTTGTCGACAGGCATGCAGTGCATGCGGTTGTTGCATGGTCCAGTCCTGacattaatgcatgcatgcaaaatcACAGGGCCATGGACAAACCTTTGATCCATAAAAGTAGTTTGTAGCTAGCTAGAGAAGGTGACAAGGGAGCACTTTAAACAAAAGAGCAATCCAAATCGAAATCCTTGATTCGAGACCTTGTCGATCAAGTTGATCGAACCCGCCATTTCAATCGACTATGTCAAAACTAAAGGATTTGTTTTTTAgaataagataataatatcAAGAATATAAGTTGACTAATTAGGTTTACTTTAAATGGATTAGTTAAGGTGGTTGTTTTTTG from Juglans microcarpa x Juglans regia isolate MS1-56 chromosome 4S, Jm3101_v1.0, whole genome shotgun sequence carries:
- the LOC121263438 gene encoding protein FMP32, mitochondrial-like isoform X1; translated protein: MAVATACRRWGQVGTNSGIGRFREFGALNSVYDPLSASLASVCTYRQFDCRQISELVNSNRKRLFLVDTLALVRRLEGQGVPSKQAEAITAAITEVLNDSLENVTLSFVSKAEMQKIELIQESNLSKFKSEVQSSQGHHFSSLQHETEKLRNDIEKMRSELRYEIDKLTAGQRLDLNLERGRIRDELANQNAETTNLTNKLDQEIHALRAHMEAAKYDVIKYCIGTLVSISTIGLAVIRILM
- the LOC121263438 gene encoding protein FMP32, mitochondrial-like isoform X2 produces the protein MAVATACRRWGQVGTNSGIGRFREFGALNSVYDPLSASLASVRRLEGQGVPSKQAEAITAAITEVLNDSLENVTLSFVSKAEMQKIELIQESNLSKFKSEVQSSQGHHFSSLQHETEKLRNDIEKMRSELRYEIDKLTAGQRLDLNLERGRIRDELANQNAETTNLTNKLDQEIHALRAHMEAAKYDVIKYCIGTLVSISTIGLAVIRILM